From a region of the Mycolicibacterium sp. MU0050 genome:
- a CDS encoding DUF349 domain-containing protein → MTTQDPTHGESSPAPAPTPRPVPGPIPRPGPRPGPHPAAAVPAPPSSNPHKFGRVDADGTVWLISSAGERVVGSWQAGDAEAAYAHFGRRFDDLATEIALMESRLESGTGDARKIKAAAATLAESLPTASVLGDVDALAARLAKIAEHAESAAAEEKAKREEHRAAQTARKEALAAEAEELAANATQWKAAGDRLRAILDEWKTITGLDRKTDDALWKRYSSARETFNRRRGSHFAELDRERAGARQAKEKLCERAEALSDSTDWGPTSAAFRDLLAEWKAAGRASKDVDDALWRRFKAAQDTFFSARNAVTAERDAEFKANATAKEALLVEAEKIDTSDPDAARSALRAITDRWDEIGKVPRERTDLERRLRAVEKKIRDAADAGWTDPQAQARAEQFRDRVAQYEKQAEKAEAAGRTKEAEEARANAEQWRQWAAAAEGALTKKR, encoded by the coding sequence ATGACCACACAAGATCCGACGCACGGCGAATCGTCACCGGCACCGGCACCGACCCCGCGGCCGGTCCCCGGTCCGATTCCCCGGCCGGGCCCCCGGCCGGGACCGCACCCGGCGGCCGCGGTACCGGCTCCCCCGTCGAGCAATCCGCACAAGTTCGGGCGCGTCGACGCCGACGGCACGGTGTGGCTGATCAGTTCGGCCGGCGAGCGGGTCGTCGGATCCTGGCAGGCCGGCGACGCCGAGGCCGCCTACGCCCACTTCGGACGCCGGTTCGACGACCTGGCCACCGAGATCGCGCTGATGGAGTCCCGGCTGGAGTCCGGCACCGGCGACGCGCGCAAGATCAAGGCCGCCGCGGCGACGCTGGCCGAGAGCCTGCCCACGGCCAGCGTCCTCGGCGACGTCGACGCGCTGGCGGCCCGGCTGGCCAAGATCGCCGAGCACGCGGAATCGGCGGCCGCCGAGGAGAAGGCCAAGCGCGAGGAGCATCGCGCCGCCCAGACCGCGCGCAAGGAGGCGTTGGCCGCCGAGGCCGAGGAACTGGCCGCCAACGCCACCCAGTGGAAGGCGGCCGGCGACCGGTTGCGGGCGATCCTCGACGAGTGGAAGACCATCACCGGCCTGGACCGCAAGACCGACGACGCCCTGTGGAAGCGCTACTCGTCGGCGCGCGAGACGTTCAACCGGCGCCGCGGTTCGCACTTCGCCGAGTTGGACCGCGAGCGCGCCGGCGCCCGGCAGGCCAAGGAGAAGCTGTGCGAGCGCGCCGAGGCGCTCTCGGATTCGACGGACTGGGGACCCACCAGCGCGGCGTTCCGTGACCTGCTGGCCGAGTGGAAGGCGGCCGGACGCGCGTCCAAGGACGTCGATGATGCGCTGTGGCGGCGGTTCAAGGCCGCACAGGACACCTTCTTCTCCGCGCGCAACGCGGTGACCGCCGAACGCGATGCCGAGTTCAAGGCCAACGCCACCGCCAAGGAGGCGCTGCTGGTGGAGGCCGAGAAGATCGACACCTCCGACCCGGACGCGGCCCGTTCGGCGCTGCGTGCCATCACCGACCGCTGGGACGAGATCGGCAAGGTGCCGCGCGAGCGCACCGACTTGGAGCGGCGGCTGCGCGCGGTGGAGAAGAAGATCCGCGACGCGGCCGACGCGGGCTGGACCGACCCGCAGGCGCAGGCGCGGGCCGAGCAGTTCCGCGACCGGGTCGCTCAGTACGAGAAGCAGGCCGAGAAGGCCGAGGCCGCGGGCCGCACCAAGGAGGCCGAGGAGGCCCGGGCCAACGCCGAGCAGTGGCGGCAGTGGGCTGCCGCGGCCGAGGGGGCGCTCACCAAGAAGCGCTGA
- a CDS encoding acyl-CoA dehydrogenase, with amino-acid sequence MPLAMSDEQTELTAAVAGFARRHAPLEQTRAAFDDLAAGRPPQFWDALVANGFHAVHLPESCGGQGGELPDAACVLDAAGYALLGGPLLATMVAGAIAATAEPGPAADALLSAIAAGAPAAVVLPEAGRLSATPVDGGWSLSGEVGPELGVCAAQRILVSAATDAGDTLWVVLDPASAGLAVTAAAPTDLTRDVGSLRVADHLVAGAGVIEGIDAQRARCIAAAALAAEAAGVARWCADNVIGHLKVREQFGKPIGAFQALQHKAAHLYVQAELAAAAAWDAGRALDAPPAQRDVAAAGAAIVATAALPDLVLDALTMFGAIGYTWEHDLHLYWRRAISLAAAGGPAGRWARALGEPDAPARDFSVTLPEAETEFRRRVVEILDRAAGLRNDTPGRQSPDYLNLYSGAQRDLLADAGLLAPHLPAPWGLDATAMQQLIIAEEFEKRPEVIRSSLGIAEWILPTILAFGSEAQQDRFAGPILRGTVAWCQLFSEPGAGSDLASLSTRATRVDGGWRVTGQKVWTSSADCADFGALLARTDPAARKHQGIGYFLIDMTTPGITVRPLRTATGEAHFNEVFLDDVFVPDDMLVGGETDGWSLAVATMANERAAISGYLKDDREAVLRVLFDRPGVDRDALMRALGEIRAATNAVAALGLRDTLNRLAGHSPGPATSIAKVATGLILRRIGSAAMEFAGRGSLVAQRDGTALAHTLQLPAELIGGGTMEVQLNIIATMILGLPRS; translated from the coding sequence GTGCCCTTGGCGATGAGCGATGAACAGACCGAACTGACGGCCGCGGTGGCCGGCTTCGCGCGGCGTCACGCGCCGCTGGAGCAGACCCGGGCCGCCTTCGATGACCTCGCGGCCGGTCGGCCGCCGCAGTTCTGGGATGCGTTGGTGGCAAACGGCTTTCATGCGGTGCACCTGCCGGAGTCCTGCGGCGGGCAGGGCGGCGAGCTGCCGGACGCGGCGTGCGTGCTCGACGCCGCCGGGTATGCGTTGTTGGGTGGTCCGCTGTTGGCGACCATGGTGGCCGGGGCGATCGCGGCCACCGCCGAGCCCGGACCCGCCGCCGATGCCCTGCTGTCGGCCATCGCCGCCGGCGCACCGGCCGCGGTCGTACTGCCCGAGGCCGGCCGGCTGTCCGCGACCCCGGTCGACGGCGGCTGGTCGCTGAGCGGCGAGGTGGGGCCCGAGCTGGGCGTCTGCGCCGCGCAACGGATCCTGGTCAGCGCGGCCACCGACGCCGGGGACACGCTGTGGGTGGTGCTGGACCCGGCAAGTGCGGGTCTGGCGGTCACCGCCGCGGCCCCGACGGACCTGACCCGGGACGTGGGTTCGCTGCGGGTCGCCGACCACCTGGTCGCGGGTGCGGGCGTCATCGAGGGCATCGACGCGCAGCGGGCCCGGTGCATCGCGGCGGCAGCGTTGGCCGCCGAGGCGGCCGGTGTGGCCCGCTGGTGCGCCGACAACGTCATCGGTCACCTCAAGGTCCGCGAGCAGTTCGGTAAACCCATCGGCGCCTTTCAGGCGCTGCAGCACAAGGCCGCGCACCTCTATGTGCAGGCCGAGCTCGCGGCCGCCGCGGCCTGGGACGCCGGGCGGGCGTTGGATGCGCCACCCGCGCAACGCGACGTGGCCGCTGCCGGGGCGGCCATCGTCGCCACCGCCGCCCTGCCGGACCTGGTGCTGGACGCGCTGACGATGTTCGGCGCCATCGGCTACACCTGGGAACACGACCTGCACCTGTACTGGCGCCGCGCGATCAGCCTCGCCGCCGCCGGCGGGCCGGCGGGGCGCTGGGCCCGCGCGCTCGGCGAGCCCGACGCCCCGGCCCGGGATTTCTCGGTGACGTTGCCGGAGGCCGAGACGGAGTTCCGCCGGCGGGTCGTCGAAATCCTGGACCGCGCAGCGGGTTTGCGCAATGACACTCCCGGCCGGCAGAGCCCCGACTACCTCAATCTCTACAGCGGGGCGCAGCGCGACCTGCTGGCGGACGCGGGTCTGCTGGCCCCGCACCTGCCGGCGCCGTGGGGGCTGGACGCCACGGCGATGCAGCAGCTGATCATCGCCGAGGAATTCGAGAAGCGTCCCGAGGTGATCCGGTCCTCCCTGGGGATCGCCGAATGGATCCTGCCCACCATCCTGGCGTTCGGCTCCGAGGCACAGCAGGACCGCTTCGCCGGGCCCATCCTGCGCGGCACGGTGGCGTGGTGTCAGCTGTTCAGCGAGCCCGGCGCCGGATCCGACCTGGCGTCGCTGAGCACCCGCGCCACCCGCGTCGACGGTGGCTGGCGGGTCACCGGGCAGAAGGTGTGGACCTCCTCGGCGGACTGCGCCGACTTCGGCGCGCTGCTGGCCCGCACCGACCCGGCCGCCCGCAAGCACCAGGGCATCGGCTACTTCCTGATCGACATGACGACCCCGGGCATCACCGTGCGACCGCTGCGGACCGCCACCGGCGAGGCGCACTTCAACGAGGTGTTCCTCGACGACGTGTTCGTTCCCGACGACATGCTGGTGGGCGGGGAGACCGACGGCTGGTCGCTGGCGGTCGCGACGATGGCCAACGAGCGCGCCGCCATCAGCGGCTATCTCAAGGACGACCGGGAGGCGGTGCTGCGGGTCCTGTTCGACCGACCCGGCGTGGACCGCGACGCCCTGATGCGGGCGCTCGGGGAGATCCGGGCGGCCACCAACGCGGTCGCGGCGCTGGGGCTGCGCGACACCCTCAACCGGCTGGCCGGGCATTCGCCGGGGCCGGCCACCAGCATCGCCAAGGTGGCCACCGGTCTCATCCTTCGTCGGATCGGTTCGGCCGCAATGGAATTCGCCGGCCGCGGGTCGCTGGTCGCGCAGCGCGACGGCACCGCCCTGGCGCACACCCTGCAGTTGCCGGCGGAGTTGATCGGCGGCGGCACCATGGAGGTCCAACTCAACATCATCGCGACCATGATCCTGGGACTGCCGCGCTCATGA
- the hflX gene encoding GTPase HflX — protein sequence MTDESRFPAEPTAGELALDDRSALRRVAGLSTELEDVSEVEYRQLRLERVVLVGVWTEGSAAEAEASLAELAALAKTAGSEVLEGLIQRRDKPDPSTYIGSGKAAELREVVLATGADTVICDGELSPAQLVALEKAVKVKVIDRTALILDIFAQHATSREGKAQVSLAQMEYMLPRLRGWGESMSRQAGGRAGGAGGGVGTRGPGETKIETDRRRIRERMSKLRREIKEMKKIRDTQRGGRRRSDVAQVAIVGYTNAGKSSLLNALTGAGVLVEDALFATLEPTTRRGTFDDGRAFVLTDTVGFVRHLPTQLVEAFQSTLEEVLDADLLVHVVDGSDANPMAQIAAVREVVGEVIADHDGRPAPELLVVNKIDAAGDLELAKLRRALPGAVFVSAHTGEGLDRLRQRMGELVEPTDVSVDVTIPYDRGDLVARVHEIGRVDATEHTAAGTRIKAQVPVALAAGLREFATA from the coding sequence ATGACTGACGAATCACGCTTCCCCGCCGAGCCCACCGCCGGTGAACTGGCCCTCGACGACCGCTCGGCGCTGCGCCGGGTCGCCGGGCTGTCGACCGAGCTCGAGGACGTCTCCGAGGTCGAGTATCGCCAGCTGCGCCTGGAACGCGTTGTGCTGGTGGGGGTTTGGACCGAGGGCAGTGCCGCCGAGGCCGAGGCGAGCCTCGCCGAGCTGGCGGCGCTGGCCAAGACTGCCGGCTCCGAGGTGCTCGAAGGGCTGATCCAGCGCCGCGACAAGCCGGACCCGTCGACCTACATCGGCTCGGGCAAGGCGGCCGAACTGCGCGAAGTGGTGCTGGCCACCGGGGCCGACACCGTCATCTGCGACGGCGAGCTCTCCCCGGCGCAGCTCGTCGCGCTGGAGAAGGCGGTCAAGGTCAAGGTGATCGACCGCACGGCGCTGATCCTCGACATCTTCGCCCAGCACGCGACCAGCCGCGAGGGTAAGGCGCAGGTCTCGTTGGCGCAGATGGAATACATGCTGCCGCGGCTGCGGGGCTGGGGCGAGTCGATGTCCCGGCAGGCCGGCGGTCGCGCCGGTGGTGCCGGTGGCGGCGTGGGCACGCGCGGGCCCGGTGAGACCAAGATCGAGACGGACCGTCGTCGGATCCGCGAGCGGATGTCCAAGCTGCGCCGCGAGATCAAGGAGATGAAGAAGATCCGCGACACGCAGCGCGGCGGCCGCCGCCGCAGCGACGTGGCGCAGGTGGCGATCGTGGGCTACACGAACGCCGGCAAGTCCAGTCTGCTCAACGCGCTGACCGGCGCCGGTGTGCTGGTGGAGGACGCGCTGTTCGCGACGCTCGAGCCCACCACGCGCCGCGGCACCTTCGACGACGGTCGAGCCTTCGTGCTGACCGACACGGTGGGCTTCGTCCGGCACCTGCCCACGCAGTTGGTGGAGGCGTTCCAGTCCACGCTGGAGGAGGTGCTCGACGCCGACCTGTTGGTGCATGTCGTCGACGGTTCGGATGCCAATCCGATGGCGCAGATCGCGGCGGTGCGGGAGGTGGTCGGCGAGGTCATCGCCGACCACGACGGTCGTCCGGCCCCGGAGTTGTTGGTGGTCAACAAGATCGACGCGGCCGGAGATCTGGAGCTGGCCAAGTTGCGTCGTGCGCTGCCGGGCGCGGTCTTCGTCTCCGCGCACACCGGCGAGGGCCTGGACCGGCTGCGGCAGCGGATGGGCGAGTTGGTCGAACCGACGGACGTCTCGGTCGATGTGACGATTCCCTACGACCGGGGCGACCTGGTGGCCCGGGTGCACGAAATCGGTCGCGTCGATGCCACCGAGCACACCGCGGCCGGAACCCGGATCAAGGCGCAGGTGCCCGTGGCGCTGGCGGCGGGCCTGCGGGAGTTCGCGACCGCCTGA
- the miaA gene encoding tRNA (adenosine(37)-N6)-dimethylallyltransferase MiaA, producing the protein MRPIAVIGPTGTGKSALALDLAEHLGGEIVNADAMQLYRGMDIGTAKLAVEERRGVPHHQLDVLDVVETATVARYQAAAAADVEAIAARGRLPVIVGGSMLYLQSLLDDWAFPATDPAVRSRWERRLAEIGAAALHAELGTRDPAAAAAIRPTDGRRIVRALEVVELTGEPFAASAPTIGATPRWDTAIIGLDWDTELLDRRLQLRTAAMFDGGLVEEVRGLCEVGLREGVTASRALGYAQVLADLDAGGDGHGGHEPTFIGTRRYVRRQRSWFRRDYRVRWLDGAGADLLEQAMAIWRHVS; encoded by the coding sequence GTGAGACCCATCGCCGTCATCGGCCCGACGGGCACCGGAAAATCCGCGCTGGCGCTGGACCTCGCCGAACACCTGGGCGGCGAGATCGTCAACGCCGACGCCATGCAGCTCTACCGCGGAATGGACATCGGGACCGCCAAACTGGCGGTCGAGGAGCGCCGCGGCGTCCCGCACCACCAACTCGACGTGCTCGACGTGGTCGAGACCGCCACCGTCGCGCGGTATCAGGCGGCGGCGGCCGCCGATGTGGAGGCCATCGCCGCACGCGGTCGGCTGCCGGTGATCGTCGGCGGTTCCATGCTCTATCTGCAGTCGCTGCTGGACGACTGGGCGTTCCCGGCCACCGATCCGGCGGTGCGCAGCCGCTGGGAGCGGCGCCTCGCCGAGATCGGTGCGGCCGCGCTGCACGCCGAACTCGGCACCCGTGACCCGGCGGCGGCCGCGGCGATCCGGCCGACCGACGGACGTCGGATCGTGCGGGCGCTCGAGGTCGTCGAACTGACCGGCGAGCCCTTCGCGGCGTCGGCGCCCACCATCGGCGCGACGCCGCGCTGGGACACCGCCATCATCGGATTGGATTGGGACACCGAGCTTCTCGACCGACGACTGCAGCTGCGCACCGCGGCGATGTTCGACGGCGGGCTGGTCGAGGAGGTGCGCGGGCTGTGCGAGGTCGGGCTGCGCGAGGGCGTGACCGCGTCCCGCGCGCTGGGCTACGCGCAGGTGCTCGCCGACCTGGATGCCGGCGGCGACGGACACGGCGGCCACGAGCCGACGTTCATCGGTACCCGGCGCTACGTCCGCCGGCAGCGGTCCTGGTTCCGGCGCGACTATCGGGTCCGCTGGCTCGACGGCGCGGGGGCCGATCTGCTCGAGCAGGCCATGGCGATCTGGCGCCACGTATCCTGA
- the dapF gene encoding diaminopimelate epimerase, which yields MKFAKGHGTQNDFVLLPDLTADLELSASAVAALCDRRRGLGADGVLRVTRAAAATAAGVLENLPDGVTADDWFMDYRNADGSVAEMCGNGVRVFAHYLRATGLEPRSEFVVGTRAGARAVVLHAHDAVTAEVTVDMGKANPFGRGRATVGGRGFEGLAVDVGNPHLACVDPRLTPGELAALDVAAPVAFDAGQFPDGVNVEVLTAPVDDTVSMRVHERGVGETRSCGTGTVAAAVAALRHRDADTGTLTVRIPGGEVVVTITDATSYLRGPSVLLAHGELAADWWSAQT from the coding sequence GTGAAGTTCGCCAAGGGCCACGGCACGCAGAACGACTTCGTGCTGCTGCCCGACCTGACCGCCGACCTGGAGCTGTCCGCGTCGGCGGTGGCCGCGCTGTGCGACCGGCGGCGCGGCCTGGGTGCCGACGGCGTGCTGCGGGTGACCCGGGCCGCGGCGGCCACCGCGGCGGGGGTCCTCGAGAACCTGCCCGACGGCGTCACCGCCGACGACTGGTTCATGGACTACCGCAACGCGGACGGATCGGTGGCCGAGATGTGCGGCAACGGCGTCCGGGTGTTCGCCCACTACCTGCGCGCGACCGGGCTCGAACCCCGCTCCGAGTTCGTCGTCGGGACACGGGCCGGGGCGCGCGCGGTGGTGCTGCACGCGCACGACGCGGTCACCGCGGAGGTCACCGTGGACATGGGCAAGGCGAATCCGTTCGGCCGCGGCCGGGCCACCGTGGGGGGACGCGGATTCGAGGGCCTGGCCGTCGACGTCGGCAACCCGCATCTGGCCTGCGTGGACCCGAGGCTGACGCCCGGTGAGCTCGCCGCGCTGGACGTCGCCGCGCCGGTGGCCTTCGACGCCGGCCAGTTTCCCGACGGGGTCAACGTCGAGGTGCTCACCGCCCCCGTCGACGACACGGTCAGCATGCGCGTCCACGAACGCGGGGTGGGGGAGACCCGGTCCTGCGGGACGGGCACGGTGGCCGCCGCGGTGGCGGCGCTGCGGCACCGCGACGCGGACACGGGGACGTTGACGGTCCGGATTCCCGGCGGGGAGGTGGTGGTCACCATCACCGACGCAACCAGCTACCTGCGCGGCCCGTCGGTACTGCTGGCGCACGGTGAACTGGCCGCGGATTGGTGGAGCGCGCAGACTTGA
- a CDS encoding thiolase family protein — MGLRGEAAIVGFHELPAERTPTGKPEFLLEQWARLAAAAVADAGLSVTDVDGLVTTGVFESEIFVPSTVVEYLGLKVNFAEYVDLGGASAAAMVWRAAAAIELGICEAVLCAIPANYLTPMHPDRLPNMGDALHFGASSFRYGSPQAEFEIPYGYLGQNGPYAQVAQMYAAAYGYDERAMAKIVVDQRVNANHTPGAVFADKPVTVEDVLASPIIAAPLHMLEIVMPCMGGSAVLVTGERLARKGRHRPVWIKGFGERVPYKSPVYAEDPLTTPMQHIAPRAFAMAGLTPAQMDMVSIYDCYTITALLTLEDAGFCEKGKGMQFVSTHDLTFRGDFPMNTAGGQLGYGQPGNGGGMHHVCDATRQLMGRAGQTQLADCNRAFVSGNGGVLSEQEALVLEGD; from the coding sequence ATGGGCCTGAGGGGTGAAGCCGCGATCGTCGGCTTCCACGAACTGCCGGCGGAACGCACTCCGACGGGGAAGCCGGAGTTCCTCCTCGAGCAGTGGGCCCGGCTGGCCGCCGCGGCGGTCGCCGACGCCGGACTGTCCGTGACCGACGTGGACGGCCTGGTGACGACCGGAGTCTTCGAGTCCGAGATCTTCGTGCCGTCCACCGTGGTCGAATACCTGGGCCTGAAGGTGAACTTCGCCGAGTACGTCGACCTGGGCGGGGCCAGCGCCGCCGCCATGGTGTGGCGGGCCGCCGCCGCGATCGAACTGGGCATCTGCGAAGCCGTGCTCTGCGCCATCCCCGCGAACTACCTGACGCCGATGCATCCCGACCGGCTGCCCAACATGGGTGACGCGCTGCACTTCGGCGCCTCGAGCTTCCGGTACGGCTCCCCGCAGGCGGAGTTCGAGATCCCCTACGGCTACCTGGGGCAGAACGGCCCGTATGCCCAGGTGGCGCAGATGTACGCCGCGGCCTACGGATACGACGAGCGGGCCATGGCCAAGATCGTCGTCGACCAACGGGTCAACGCCAACCACACCCCCGGGGCCGTGTTCGCCGACAAGCCGGTGACCGTCGAGGACGTACTGGCCAGCCCGATCATCGCGGCGCCGCTGCACATGCTGGAGATCGTCATGCCGTGCATGGGCGGGTCGGCCGTGTTGGTCACCGGTGAACGCCTGGCACGCAAGGGCCGGCACCGGCCGGTGTGGATCAAGGGATTCGGGGAACGGGTGCCCTACAAGTCACCGGTCTATGCCGAGGACCCCCTGACCACCCCCATGCAACACATCGCCCCGCGGGCCTTCGCGATGGCCGGGCTGACACCGGCCCAGATGGACATGGTGTCGATCTACGACTGCTACACCATCACGGCCCTGCTCACCCTGGAGGACGCCGGGTTCTGCGAAAAGGGCAAGGGCATGCAGTTCGTGTCGACTCACGACCTGACGTTTCGCGGCGACTTCCCGATGAACACCGCGGGCGGTCAGCTCGGCTACGGCCAGCCGGGCAACGGTGGCGGCATGCACCACGTCTGCGACGCCACCCGCCAGCTGATGGGCCGGGCCGGGCAGACCCAGCTCGCCGACTGCAACCGGGCCTTCGTGTCCGGCAACGGGGGCGTGCTCAGCGAGCAAGAAGCCCTTGTCCTGGAAGGGGATTAG
- the miaB gene encoding tRNA (N6-isopentenyl adenosine(37)-C2)-methylthiotransferase MiaB yields the protein MTSACAPATQPPAAASAATTRTYQVRTYGCQMNVHDSERLAGLLEAAGYRRAAEGTDADIVVFNTCAVRENADNKLYGNLSHLAPRKQRDPDMQIAVGGCLAQKDRDAVLGRAPWVDVVFGTHNIGSLPALLERARHNREAQVEIAEALEEFPSALPAARESAYAGWVSISVGCNNTCTFCIVPALRGKEVDRRPGDILAEVESLVSQGVLEVTLLGQNVNAYGVSFADPDTPRDRGAFAALLRACGRVEGLERVRFTSPHPAEFTDDVIEAMAETPNVCPALHMPLQSGSDRVLKAMRRSYRAERFLGIIDRVRAAMPHAAITTDIIVGFPGETEADFEATLEVVRRAQFASAFTFQYSKRPGTPAAELPDQLPKAVVQERYERLIAVQEEISLQQNKAQLGKTVEILVAAGEGRKDTATARMSGRARDGRLVHFAPGAAEVRPGDVVTTVITGAAPHHLIADGVLHQHRRTRAGDAHEAGLRPRTVGLGLPGLGAPAAVPATSGCAR from the coding sequence GTGACTTCGGCCTGTGCACCCGCGACGCAGCCGCCCGCTGCGGCGTCTGCGGCCACCACCCGCACCTATCAGGTCCGGACCTACGGCTGCCAGATGAACGTCCACGATTCGGAGCGACTGGCGGGCCTGCTGGAGGCCGCCGGGTACCGCCGCGCTGCCGAGGGCACCGACGCCGACATCGTGGTCTTCAACACGTGCGCGGTCCGGGAGAACGCCGACAACAAGCTGTACGGCAACCTCAGCCACCTCGCCCCGCGGAAACAGCGGGACCCCGACATGCAGATCGCGGTCGGCGGCTGCCTGGCGCAGAAGGATCGCGACGCGGTGCTGGGGCGGGCGCCCTGGGTCGACGTGGTGTTCGGCACCCACAACATCGGCTCGCTACCCGCGCTGCTCGAGCGCGCCCGGCACAACCGCGAGGCCCAGGTGGAGATCGCCGAAGCGCTCGAGGAGTTTCCGTCCGCGCTGCCGGCGGCGCGCGAATCCGCTTATGCGGGATGGGTTTCCATCTCGGTGGGGTGCAACAACACCTGCACGTTCTGCATCGTGCCCGCGTTGCGCGGCAAGGAGGTGGACCGCCGGCCCGGGGACATCCTCGCCGAGGTCGAGTCGCTGGTGAGCCAGGGCGTGCTGGAGGTGACCCTGCTGGGGCAGAACGTCAACGCCTACGGTGTCTCGTTCGCCGACCCCGACACGCCCCGCGACCGCGGTGCGTTCGCTGCGTTGCTGCGGGCCTGCGGGCGCGTCGAGGGCCTGGAGCGCGTCCGCTTCACCTCGCCGCACCCGGCGGAGTTCACCGACGACGTCATCGAGGCCATGGCCGAGACGCCGAATGTGTGCCCGGCCCTGCACATGCCGTTGCAGTCCGGTTCCGACCGGGTCCTCAAGGCCATGCGGCGGTCCTACCGCGCCGAGCGGTTCCTGGGCATCATCGACCGGGTCCGCGCGGCAATGCCGCACGCGGCGATCACCACCGACATCATCGTCGGGTTCCCGGGGGAGACCGAAGCGGATTTCGAGGCGACGCTGGAGGTGGTGCGGCGCGCGCAATTCGCCAGCGCCTTCACCTTCCAGTACTCCAAGCGGCCGGGCACCCCGGCCGCCGAGTTGCCCGACCAACTGCCCAAAGCGGTGGTCCAGGAACGGTATGAACGACTCATCGCGGTTCAGGAGGAGATTTCCCTGCAGCAGAACAAGGCGCAACTCGGCAAGACCGTGGAGATCCTGGTGGCGGCCGGCGAGGGCCGCAAGGACACCGCGACGGCGCGGATGAGTGGGCGCGCGCGCGACGGCCGCCTGGTGCACTTCGCCCCGGGCGCGGCCGAGGTCCGTCCCGGCGACGTGGTGACCACCGTCATCACCGGGGCCGCGCCGCACCACCTGATCGCCGACGGCGTGCTGCACCAGCACCGTCGCACCCGGGCCGGCGACGCTCACGAGGCGGGGCTGCGGCCCCGCACGGTGGGCCTCGGCCTGCCGGGGCTCGGGGCCCCGGCGGCGGTGCCCGCGACGTCGGGGTGTGCCCGATGA
- a CDS encoding TetR/AcrR family transcriptional regulator, which yields MSHSELPAYKRARRSQIVAAATAALKVGDYDQIQMRDIAEDAQVALGTLYRYFSSKEHVYAAVLQEWARPVFVAAETDDRSAEARVRAKVDTILSSFERWPGFFRVCMVLQNSTDPNATAIMAEFSDAAVQTLARDFAALGEQAAADAALMLWAIINTVLSAAILRGAPMADAVRISNAYVDLIGPRLAASAES from the coding sequence ATGAGCCACAGCGAGCTGCCGGCCTACAAGCGGGCGCGCCGATCGCAGATCGTGGCCGCCGCCACGGCGGCGCTCAAGGTCGGCGACTACGACCAGATCCAGATGCGCGACATCGCCGAGGATGCGCAGGTCGCCCTGGGCACCCTGTACCGCTACTTCAGCTCCAAGGAACACGTGTACGCCGCGGTGCTGCAGGAGTGGGCCCGGCCGGTGTTCGTCGCCGCGGAAACCGACGACCGTTCGGCCGAGGCGCGGGTGCGCGCCAAGGTCGACACCATCCTGTCCAGCTTCGAGCGCTGGCCCGGCTTCTTCCGGGTCTGCATGGTGCTGCAGAACTCGACGGACCCCAACGCCACCGCGATCATGGCGGAGTTCTCCGACGCGGCCGTGCAGACCCTGGCCCGCGATTTCGCCGCGCTGGGGGAGCAGGCCGCCGCCGATGCCGCGTTGATGCTGTGGGCAATCATCAACACGGTGCTCTCGGCGGCGATTCTGCGGGGCGCGCCGATGGCCGATGCGGTGCGGATCAGCAACGCCTACGTCGACCTGATCGGTCCGCGGCTGGCGGCGTCCGCAGAGTCCTGA
- a CDS encoding Zn-ribbon domain-containing OB-fold protein, with the protein MTIAMSRPVPLPTPVSQPYWDGLRRHEVWIQYSPSLDRHVFYPRVLAPGTLADDLQWRKISGAGTLVSFAVAQRPVAPQFADAVPHLLAVVAWDEGPRFATELVDVEPGELSVGMPVAPVFVDNPDGPTLLKYTARR; encoded by the coding sequence ATGACCATCGCCATGAGCCGGCCCGTGCCGCTGCCCACCCCGGTGTCGCAACCGTACTGGGACGGGTTGCGCCGCCACGAGGTGTGGATCCAGTACTCGCCGTCGCTGGATCGCCACGTGTTCTATCCGCGCGTGCTGGCACCGGGCACCCTGGCCGACGACCTTCAGTGGCGCAAGATCTCCGGGGCGGGCACGCTGGTCAGCTTCGCCGTCGCGCAGCGCCCGGTCGCACCGCAGTTCGCCGACGCGGTACCGCACCTGCTCGCCGTGGTGGCCTGGGACGAGGGGCCGCGCTTCGCCACGGAACTGGTGGATGTCGAGCCCGGCGAGCTGTCGGTCGGAATGCCGGTGGCGCCGGTGTTCGTCGACAACCCCGACGGGCCCACTCTGCTGAAGTACACGGCTCGTCGATGA